Proteins from one Mucilaginibacter jinjuensis genomic window:
- a CDS encoding DUF3098 domain-containing protein, which translates to MAQKYTPSARTAGTSSTKTTENIQPVQFIFEKSNYILLAVSAVVVALGFVLMSGTTDIYSSTKIVLAPLVVLAGFGLGFYAILKKPAAK; encoded by the coding sequence ATGGCACAAAAGTATACACCGTCTGCACGTACAGCAGGCACATCATCAACCAAAACCACTGAAAATATTCAGCCGGTACAATTCATCTTCGAAAAAAGCAACTACATTTTACTGGCTGTAAGCGCAGTTGTAGTAGCCTTAGGTTTCGTATTAATGAGCGGCACTACCGACATTTACAGCTCAACCAAAATTGTACTTGCACCGCTTGTTGTGTTAGCTGGTTTTGGCTTAGGTTTTTATGCTATCCTTAAAAAGCCTGCTGCTAAATAA
- a CDS encoding undecaprenyl-diphosphate phosphatase, with protein sequence MNLIHVIILAIIEGLTEFLPISSTGHMIIAESIMGDKGDFVKLFTVAIQLGAILSVVVLYYKRFLKSLDFYVKLLVAFIPAAIFGLLFAKKIDALLDSALTVGITLFVGGIILLFVDKWFNKATVTEESQIDKPTALKIGFFQCLAMIPGVSRSAASIVGGMSQKLSRTAAAEFSFFLAVPTMFAATAKKLWDFHKEGHIFSGEEIKLLAVGNVIAFIVAMLAIKTFITFLEKRGFKLFGFYRIIVGGIIIAVYLSGHTLEVI encoded by the coding sequence ATGAATTTAATCCACGTTATTATTCTGGCAATTATTGAAGGATTGACAGAATTTCTACCAATCTCCTCAACAGGCCACATGATTATTGCCGAATCTATCATGGGCGATAAAGGTGATTTTGTTAAGCTATTTACCGTAGCCATCCAACTGGGCGCAATATTATCGGTAGTGGTTTTATACTACAAACGATTTTTAAAATCGTTAGATTTCTATGTAAAACTATTGGTGGCTTTTATCCCGGCAGCAATTTTCGGCTTACTATTCGCCAAAAAAATTGACGCTTTATTAGATAGTGCTTTAACCGTTGGCATAACCCTGTTTGTAGGTGGTATCATTTTATTGTTTGTTGACAAATGGTTCAATAAAGCAACGGTGACCGAAGAAAGCCAGATTGATAAACCAACTGCTTTAAAAATCGGGTTCTTCCAGTGTTTGGCTATGATTCCGGGGGTGTCACGTTCGGCTGCAAGTATCGTAGGCGGTATGTCGCAAAAGCTAAGCCGTACCGCAGCTGCCGAATTTTCATTCTTCCTGGCCGTACCAACCATGTTTGCAGCAACAGCTAAAAAGCTTTGGGATTTCCACAAAGAAGGCCACATTTTCAGCGGTGAAGAAATTAAGTTATTAGCAGTAGGTAACGTAATTGCCTTTATTGTTGCTATGCTGGCTATTAAAACTTTCATCACTTTTCTGGAGAAAAGAGGTTTCAAATTATTCGGTTTCTACCGCATTATTGTAGGCGGTATTATTATAGCAGTATACCTATCGGGGCATACATTGGAAGTGATTTAA
- a CDS encoding bifunctional riboflavin kinase/FAD synthetase produces the protein MKVYHHIDEFEPVKNAVVTIGTFDGVHLGHRKIINRIKELAAEVGGETVILTFFPHPRMILHPEDQNLKLITTIAEKANLLEELGVGHLIITPFSRDFSNQTAEEYIREVLVKQIGTKEIVIGYDHRFGKDRQGGLADLQRLAPDYGYEVVEISEQDINDVAVSSTRIREALLNDKIELANTFLGYPFYITGKVIKGDQLGRQLGYPTANLLIEEKYKLIPSDGIFAVKVHINGIVYKGMAYIGQRPTINGMTRNIEVNIFDFNEDIYNQTIRMDFLYFVRGDIKFASLDELVVQLGKDKVDVLELLS, from the coding sequence ATGAAAGTATATCATCACATTGATGAATTTGAGCCGGTAAAAAATGCAGTAGTAACCATCGGTACATTTGATGGGGTACACCTGGGGCACCGCAAAATAATCAACCGAATAAAAGAGTTGGCCGCAGAGGTTGGAGGGGAAACGGTTATCCTTACCTTCTTCCCGCATCCGCGTATGATTCTCCATCCCGAAGATCAAAACCTGAAGCTGATCACCACCATTGCAGAGAAAGCAAATCTTTTGGAAGAGTTGGGTGTAGGTCATCTGATCATCACGCCATTCTCCCGCGATTTTTCTAACCAAACCGCCGAAGAATATATCCGCGAAGTGTTGGTGAAACAAATTGGCACCAAAGAAATTGTGATCGGTTACGATCATCGCTTCGGTAAAGACCGCCAGGGCGGATTGGCCGATTTGCAACGTTTGGCCCCCGATTATGGTTATGAAGTGGTAGAAATCTCTGAACAGGATATTAACGACGTGGCCGTAAGCTCAACCCGTATCCGTGAAGCTTTGCTGAACGATAAGATAGAACTAGCTAATACCTTTTTGGGTTATCCATTCTATATCACAGGTAAAGTAATTAAAGGCGATCAGTTGGGCAGGCAATTGGGTTACCCAACAGCTAATCTGTTAATCGAAGAAAAATACAAACTCATCCCGAGTGATGGTATTTTTGCTGTAAAAGTGCATATCAACGGCATTGTTTATAAAGGTATGGCGTATATAGGCCAGCGCCCTACCATTAACGGCATGACGCGCAATATCGAAGTGAACATCTTCGACTTCAACGAGGATATCTACAACCAAACCATCCGCATGGACTTTTTATACTTTGTTCGCGGTGATATTAAGTTTGCTTCGCTCGATGAACTGGTAGTGCAGTTAGGCAAGGATAAGGTTGATGTGTTGGAGTTATTGAGTTAA
- a CDS encoding cell division protein FtsX — MEEFEASSSAKKTKAIYISTVFGIAMVLLMVGLLGLILVHANNLSRYVKENIVVNVYVDETTRETDVLQLQKQLDSHPFVKQTQYVSKELAARKMQKDLGEDFIKFLGVNPLSESIDVYLKAEHANNADIAAFKAELLKNPLVKEVNYQAPLVDKMNQNLASITLIILVFAGIFVVVSVALINNTIRLAIYSQRFLIKSMQLVGATKSFIRKPFLLYGIWHGLLGALIAIIILVGTLFLAIKQIPDLVILQNYTEFGIVFLGVVGLGVLISGLSTFLAVNRFLRLKIYDLYR; from the coding sequence ATGGAAGAATTTGAAGCAAGCTCGTCGGCCAAGAAAACAAAAGCCATTTACATATCTACTGTATTTGGTATAGCCATGGTATTATTAATGGTTGGCCTGTTGGGTTTGATACTTGTTCATGCCAATAACCTTTCGCGTTATGTGAAAGAGAACATCGTAGTAAACGTATATGTTGATGAAACTACCCGCGAAACCGATGTATTGCAATTGCAAAAACAACTGGACAGCCACCCATTTGTAAAACAAACCCAATACGTAAGTAAAGAGCTTGCTGCACGCAAAATGCAGAAAGACCTGGGTGAAGATTTTATCAAATTCCTGGGTGTTAACCCGCTATCAGAATCAATAGACGTTTACCTGAAGGCCGAACACGCCAACAATGCAGATATCGCAGCTTTTAAAGCCGAGTTATTGAAAAACCCACTGGTAAAAGAAGTAAACTACCAGGCGCCATTGGTTGACAAAATGAACCAGAACCTGGCCTCGATAACTTTAATTATTTTGGTTTTTGCCGGCATATTTGTGGTGGTATCGGTAGCGCTGATTAATAATACAATCCGTTTAGCTATCTATTCGCAACGCTTTTTAATTAAATCGATGCAGTTGGTAGGGGCAACCAAATCATTTATCCGTAAGCCGTTTTTGCTTTATGGGATATGGCATGGTTTGCTGGGTGCGCTGATTGCCATTATTATACTGGTGGGTACGCTGTTTTTGGCAATCAAACAAATCCCTGACCTGGTGATCCTGCAAAACTATACCGAGTTTGGTATTGTGTTTTTGGGTGTAGTTGGCCTTGGAGTATTGATCTCAGGGTTGAGCACTTTCCTTGCAGTAAACCGTTTCCTTCGTTTAAAAATATACGACTTATACAGATAA
- the truB gene encoding tRNA pseudouridine(55) synthase TruB yields the protein MENNFNITLDEFAQGQLLLINKPYSWTSFDVVGKIRNSFKPLKLKVGHAGTLDPLATGLLIVCTGKMTKQIDTFQAEEKEYTGTLVLGATTPSYDMETEVDETFDISHITEEDIYSATKQFTGEIQQYPPAHSAIKVDGERLYEKARRGEEVELKSRTVTISEFEITAINLPEVEFRVVCSKGTYIRSLVYDFGRALNNGAYMSKLRRTRSGNFKIEDAFEVMELVNNIRSLKVQPEAAK from the coding sequence TTGGAGAATAATTTCAACATAACCCTCGACGAGTTTGCCCAGGGACAATTGCTTCTCATTAACAAACCCTACAGCTGGACCAGTTTTGATGTAGTTGGCAAAATCCGCAACTCATTTAAACCGCTTAAACTGAAGGTTGGTCACGCAGGTACGCTTGATCCGTTGGCGACTGGTTTGCTTATTGTTTGCACCGGCAAAATGACCAAACAGATAGATACCTTCCAGGCTGAGGAAAAAGAATATACAGGTACACTGGTGCTGGGAGCAACTACACCATCGTACGATATGGAGACTGAGGTTGACGAGACTTTCGACATCAGCCATATTACAGAAGAAGACATCTATAGTGCCACCAAACAATTCACCGGCGAAATACAGCAGTATCCTCCGGCTCACTCAGCTATTAAAGTAGATGGTGAACGCCTTTACGAAAAAGCGCGGAGGGGTGAAGAAGTGGAATTAAAATCGCGTACGGTAACTATCAGTGAATTTGAGATCACAGCTATTAACTTGCCAGAGGTTGAATTCAGGGTGGTTTGCAGTAAGGGAACCTATATCCGTTCGCTGGTTTATGATTTTGGCAGGGCTTTGAATAATGGCGCTTACATGTCGAAATTACGCCGTACCCGCAGCGGCAATTTTAAGATTGAAGATGCGTTTGAGGTGATGGAATTGGTTAACAATATTCGCAGCCTTAAAGTACAGCCCGAAGCTGCTAAATAA